In one Streptomyces sp. T12 genomic region, the following are encoded:
- a CDS encoding ATP-binding cassette domain-containing protein, which produces MIQAIGLTSNPRKELPPAVDDVSFEARAGRVTALLGAPGAGKTTALRLMLELQQGRGITYFRGRPLHRIAHPSREVGVLLGDVPGHPARTVRGHLRMLCAAAGVPARRADEVLEVVGLVSLRDERLDTLSRGMDRRLGLACVLLADPHTLVLDDPADGLSTRECRWLYGMLRAHAAQGGTVLLTTADPKEAARTADRVVTLEQGRLVADLEAADFSRTRLRPRVAVRTPHASRLAALLTKEARTAQRSIEVVRENGNRLSVYGSTCADVGETAYRHGILVHQLADEIGDMGPGAETDLATELRSDHVRPTADGELVAAPGGRGHAGATPSEADSGPALAGDRAAAPEAPLTPDGEPVTAAEEEASAEAPQALMGEPRSADVLADDRPASQADGSRAAASSVDALPDLPPPISVRPAPSPLRPLRYELRRAAGVGTGFLTGAAVLVVSALAAVLLARVGHTPQPRLLVAWPQELPLPPAALGAGLLGAIAFGDEFRHPALAADRGTVPRRLGLLVAKLLVASATALVLAFLTVGCNAEVLYLVYGRELAEVPADWLSLSASWTGLVVGCAWAGVLAAGLFRSTTAGLAAVVAVPIVVVPLVQKALEGPSVRTAAGFPLRLREVLLSQWPFGGERYVVAVARVIAQPVGGALTLSLTALLCAYLLTTLRSRV; this is translated from the coding sequence GTGATCCAGGCCATCGGACTGACCAGCAACCCTCGCAAGGAGCTTCCTCCCGCCGTCGACGACGTTTCCTTCGAGGCGCGCGCAGGACGTGTCACCGCGCTGCTCGGGGCGCCGGGAGCAGGCAAGACCACGGCGCTCAGACTCATGCTCGAACTCCAACAGGGTCGTGGGATCACCTACTTCAGAGGCCGCCCCCTGCACCGCATCGCCCATCCGTCGCGCGAGGTCGGTGTGCTCCTCGGCGATGTTCCCGGGCACCCGGCCCGCACCGTCCGCGGTCATCTGCGCATGCTGTGCGCTGCCGCAGGCGTTCCGGCGCGGCGGGCAGACGAGGTCCTGGAGGTGGTCGGCCTCGTCAGCCTGCGCGACGAACGCCTCGACACCCTCTCCCGCGGCATGGACCGCCGCCTCGGTCTGGCCTGCGTGCTGCTGGCCGACCCGCACACACTCGTGCTCGACGATCCCGCGGACGGGCTCTCGACCCGCGAGTGCCGTTGGCTCTACGGCATGCTGCGCGCGCACGCGGCCCAGGGCGGCACGGTCCTGCTGACCACGGCTGATCCCAAGGAGGCCGCGCGCACCGCCGACCGGGTCGTCACCCTGGAGCAGGGCAGACTCGTCGCCGACCTGGAAGCCGCCGACTTCTCCCGCACCCGGCTGCGCCCCCGGGTCGCCGTCCGCACTCCGCACGCCTCCCGCCTCGCCGCCCTGCTCACCAAGGAGGCACGCACGGCACAGCGCTCCATCGAGGTCGTACGCGAGAACGGCAACCGCCTCTCGGTGTACGGCAGTACATGTGCCGACGTCGGCGAGACCGCGTACCGCCATGGCATCCTCGTGCACCAACTCGCCGACGAGATCGGCGACATGGGGCCCGGTGCCGAGACGGACCTCGCAACGGAGCTGCGATCCGACCACGTGCGGCCGACGGCAGACGGGGAGTTGGTCGCAGCCCCTGGTGGTCGTGGGCATGCAGGCGCGACGCCGTCGGAGGCGGACAGCGGGCCGGCCCTGGCCGGCGATCGCGCAGCGGCCCCCGAGGCACCGTTGACGCCGGACGGAGAGCCGGTCACGGCCGCAGAGGAGGAGGCATCCGCAGAGGCTCCACAGGCGCTCATGGGCGAGCCGCGGTCCGCCGACGTACTGGCAGACGATCGGCCTGCGTCCCAGGCCGACGGTTCGCGCGCGGCGGCCTCCTCTGTCGACGCCCTCCCCGATCTCCCGCCCCCCATCTCCGTCCGCCCCGCCCCCAGCCCCCTCCGCCCCCTCCGCTACGAACTCCGTCGCGCCGCCGGCGTCGGCACGGGGTTCCTCACCGGCGCTGCCGTGCTGGTGGTGTCCGCCCTCGCCGCCGTACTGCTGGCCCGTGTCGGACACACTCCGCAGCCGCGCCTGCTGGTCGCGTGGCCGCAGGAGCTCCCGCTGCCGCCCGCGGCGCTCGGTGCCGGGCTGCTCGGCGCGATCGCGTTCGGCGACGAGTTCCGCCACCCCGCCCTGGCTGCGGATCGCGGCACCGTCCCCCGCCGGCTGGGGCTGCTGGTCGCGAAACTCCTCGTCGCCTCCGCCACCGCGCTGGTGTTGGCCTTCCTCACCGTGGGCTGCAATGCCGAAGTGCTCTATCTCGTCTACGGACGGGAGCTCGCGGAAGTTCCCGCCGACTGGCTTTCGCTGAGCGCGAGTTGGACCGGGCTCGTGGTCGGGTGTGCCTGGGCCGGCGTGCTGGCCGCCGGCCTCTTCCGGTCGACCACGGCAGGGCTCGCGGCGGTGGTCGCCGTACCCATCGTCGTCGTACCCCTCGTACAAAAAGCCCTGGAGGGGCCGTCTGTGCGGACGGCGGCCGGTTTTCCCCTGCGGCTGCGTGAGGTGCTCCTGTCGCAGTGGCCGTTCGGGGGAGAGCGCTATGTGGTCGCCGTCGCGCGCGTGATCGCCCAACCCGTCGGCGGCGCACTGACATTGTCGCTGACAGCGCTGCTCTGCGCCTATCTGCTCACGACCCTGCGGAGCAGGGTCTGA
- a CDS encoding serine protease, with product MRRPFTRALTRPLALAAVAAAIPLVSAAPVAADSVVVGGFPVDVSQSPWTVALSSRDRFGGTRAGQFCVGVAVSRSTVLTAAHCMREEVLGSSPDAVRDLSVIAGRTDLLSNRGREIRVRDTWVNPAYDGVTNAGDYAVVTLAQPLPSSSVIRMARIGDPAYVPGTSALVYGWGDITGAGDYARSLRAARVHVLPDALCRAAYPGGGNGRYLADSMVCAGEQEGGRDACQGDSGGPLVAQGKLIGLVSWGSGCGRAGTPGVYTRVSDVVRSLGWRAAGVRDHRAGR from the coding sequence ATGCGTCGTCCCTTTACCCGGGCGCTGACCCGGCCGCTTGCTCTGGCGGCTGTGGCGGCCGCCATACCGTTGGTGTCCGCTGCCCCCGTGGCCGCCGACAGTGTCGTCGTCGGCGGGTTTCCGGTCGATGTGTCCCAGAGTCCGTGGACCGTGGCGCTGTCCAGTCGTGACCGGTTCGGGGGTACGCGGGCGGGTCAGTTCTGCGTCGGTGTGGCGGTCAGCCGCTCCACCGTCCTCACCGCCGCTCACTGTATGCGCGAGGAGGTCCTGGGCTCGTCGCCGGACGCGGTGCGCGACCTCAGTGTCATCGCCGGCCGTACGGATCTGCTGTCGAACCGGGGACGGGAGATCCGTGTCCGCGACACCTGGGTGAACCCGGCTTACGACGGTGTGACCAACGCGGGGGACTACGCCGTGGTCACCCTCGCCCAGCCCCTTCCCTCGAGCTCGGTCATCAGGATGGCGCGCATCGGCGATCCCGCCTATGTGCCGGGCACGTCGGCCCTGGTCTATGGGTGGGGCGACATCACGGGCGCGGGTGACTACGCGCGCAGTCTGCGGGCGGCGCGCGTGCATGTACTGCCCGATGCCCTGTGCAGGGCGGCCTATCCGGGCGGGGGCAACGGAAGGTATCTGGCCGACAGCATGGTCTGCGCCGGGGAACAGGAGGGAGGCCGGGACGCCTGTCAGGGAGACAGTGGAGGGCCGCTGGTCGCTCAGGGGAAGCTGATCGGGCTCGTTTCCTGGGGGAGCGGCTGCGGTCGTGCGGGCACTCCTGGCGTCTACACGCGTGTGTCCGACGTCGTGCGGTCCCTGGGGTGGCGCGCGGCCGGGGTCCGCGACCACCGTGCGGGCCGCTGA
- a CDS encoding RNA polymerase sigma factor produces MSASTSRTLPPEIAESVSVMALIERGKAEGQIAGDDVRRAFEADQIPATQWKNVLRSLNQILEEEGVTLMVSAAEPKRTRKSVAAKSPAKRTATKTVAAKTVTAKKATATATPTAPAADSAVEDEAPAKKAAAKKATAKKAAAKKTVAKKTAAKKTTAKKDDAELVEDEVLEDTKPGDEPEGAESAGFVLSDEDEDDAPAQQVAAAGATADPVKDYLKQIGKVPLLNAEQEVELAKRIEAGLFAEDKLSNADKLAPKLKRELEIIAEDGRRAKNHLLEANLRLVVSLAKRYTGRGMLFLDLIQEGNLGLIRAVEKFDYTKGYKFSTYATWWIRQAITRAMADQARTIRIPVHMVEVINKLARVQRQMLQDLGREPTPEELAKELDMTPEKVIEVQKYGREPISLHTPLGEDGDSEFGDLIEDSEAVVPADAVSFTLLQEQLHSVLDTLSEREAGVVSMRFGLTDGQPKTLDEIGKVYGVTRERIRQIESKTMSKLRHPSRSQVLRDYLD; encoded by the coding sequence GTGTCGGCCAGCACATCCCGTACGCTCCCGCCGGAGATCGCCGAGTCCGTCTCTGTCATGGCTCTCATTGAGCGGGGAAAGGCTGAGGGGCAGATCGCCGGCGACGATGTGCGTCGGGCCTTCGAAGCTGACCAGATCCCGGCCACTCAGTGGAAGAACGTACTGCGCAGCCTCAACCAGATCCTCGAGGAAGAGGGTGTGACGCTGATGGTCAGTGCCGCGGAGCCCAAGCGCACCCGAAAGAGCGTCGCAGCGAAGAGCCCGGCCAAGCGCACCGCCACCAAGACGGTCGCGGCGAAGACGGTGACCGCCAAGAAGGCCACCGCCACCGCCACGCCGACGGCGCCCGCCGCCGACTCCGCCGTCGAGGACGAGGCCCCCGCGAAGAAGGCCGCCGCCAAGAAGGCGACCGCGAAGAAGGCGGCCGCGAAGAAGACCGTCGCCAAGAAGACGGCGGCCAAGAAGACCACCGCCAAGAAGGACGACGCCGAGCTGGTCGAGGACGAGGTCCTCGAGGACACCAAGCCCGGCGACGAGCCCGAGGGCGCTGAGAGCGCCGGTTTCGTTCTCTCTGACGAGGACGAGGACGACGCGCCCGCGCAGCAGGTCGCCGCGGCCGGTGCCACCGCCGACCCGGTCAAGGACTACCTGAAGCAGATCGGCAAGGTCCCCCTGCTCAACGCCGAGCAGGAGGTCGAACTCGCCAAGCGCATCGAGGCGGGCCTCTTCGCCGAGGACAAGCTGTCCAACGCTGACAAGCTCGCCCCGAAGCTCAAGCGCGAGCTGGAGATCATCGCCGAGGACGGCCGCCGCGCCAAGAACCACCTCCTGGAGGCCAACCTCCGTCTGGTGGTCTCCCTGGCCAAGCGCTACACCGGCCGCGGCATGCTCTTCCTGGACCTCATCCAGGAGGGCAACCTCGGTCTGATCCGCGCGGTCGAGAAGTTCGACTACACCAAGGGCTACAAGTTCTCCACGTACGCCACCTGGTGGATCCGTCAGGCGATCACCCGCGCCATGGCCGACCAGGCCCGCACCATCCGTATCCCGGTGCACATGGTCGAGGTCATCAACAAGCTCGCGCGCGTGCAGCGCCAGATGCTCCAGGACCTGGGCCGCGAGCCCACCCCGGAGGAGCTGGCCAAGGAGCTCGACATGACCCCCGAGAAGGTCATCGAGGTCCAGAAGTACGGCCGCGAGCCCATCTCGCTGCACACCCCGCTGGGCGAGGACGGCGACAGCGAGTTCGGTGACCTCATCGAGGACTCCGAGGCCGTCGTCCCGGCCGACGCGGTCAGCTTCACGCTCCTGCAGGAGCAGCTGCACTCCGTCCTCGACACCCTGTCCGAGCGCGAGGCGGGCGTCGTCTCGATGCGCTTCGGTCTCACCGACGGTCAGCCGAAGACCCTCGACGAGATCGGCAAGGTGTACGGCGTGACGCGCGAGCGCATCCGCCAGATCGAGTCGAAGACGATGTCGAAGCTGCGCCACCCGTCGCGGTCCCAGGTGCTGCGCGACTACCTCGACTAG
- a CDS encoding FadR/GntR family transcriptional regulator, producing the protein MSTLAHTMMTAARATDSGLVGPGELDRYPYAEAPVADRLGASAWDGADPELGRVGRRAAGSRGRGLHGQLVQQLGQMIVSGDLGADRPLVPEEIGQRFEVSRTVVRESLRVLEAKGLVSARPNVGTRVRPVSDWNLLDPDIIEWRAFGPQRDDQRRELSELRWTIEPLAARLAAGHGRDDVQQRLADMVEIMSHAMGQGDVLTFSRADTEFHTLLIQVAGNRMLEHLSGIVSAALQVSGGPVTGCDRPNETSLAQHSRIVDALAAGDGAAAETAMRHLLTVHPEVERVVPAPREH; encoded by the coding sequence GTGAGTACCCTTGCGCACACCATGATGACCGCCGCCCGCGCCACCGACTCCGGTCTCGTCGGCCCGGGCGAACTCGACCGCTACCCCTACGCCGAGGCCCCCGTCGCCGACCGCCTCGGAGCCTCTGCCTGGGACGGCGCGGACCCGGAGCTGGGCCGTGTCGGCCGGCGCGCCGCGGGCAGCCGCGGACGCGGGCTGCACGGCCAACTCGTCCAACAGCTCGGCCAGATGATCGTCTCCGGCGACCTGGGCGCCGACCGTCCGCTCGTGCCCGAGGAGATCGGCCAGCGCTTCGAGGTCTCCCGCACCGTCGTCCGCGAGTCGCTCCGCGTCCTGGAGGCCAAGGGCCTGGTCAGTGCCCGCCCGAACGTCGGCACGCGCGTGCGCCCCGTCAGCGACTGGAACCTCCTCGACCCGGACATCATCGAGTGGCGGGCCTTCGGGCCGCAGCGCGATGACCAGCGCCGGGAGCTGAGCGAGCTGCGCTGGACGATCGAGCCGCTCGCCGCCCGCCTCGCCGCCGGGCACGGGCGCGACGACGTCCAGCAGCGGCTCGCCGACATGGTGGAGATCATGAGCCACGCGATGGGGCAGGGTGACGTCCTCACCTTCTCCCGCGCCGACACCGAGTTCCACACGTTGCTCATCCAGGTCGCGGGCAACCGCATGCTGGAGCACCTGTCGGGGATCGTCTCGGCCGCCCTCCAGGTCTCGGGTGGCCCCGTCACGGGCTGTGACCGGCCGAACGAGACGTCGCTGGCACAGCACAGCAGGATCGTCGACGCCCTCGCCGCCGGCGACGGCGCGGCCGCCGAAACCGCCATGCGTCACCTGCTCACCGTCCACCCCGAGGTGGAGCGCGTGGTGCCCGCACCCCGCGAGCACTGA